Proteins co-encoded in one Nicotiana sylvestris chromosome 7, ASM39365v2, whole genome shotgun sequence genomic window:
- the LOC104247403 gene encoding uncharacterized protein, whose protein sequence is MARGTTGRRRFASRPSRLTPYPLPSANQSEHMHQKKCSKIFENKDWEDATCSVCMEYPHNAVLLLCSSHDKGCRPYMCGTSSRYSNCLDQYKKAYTKLTLPHQTQSLQGSTDPSTVGSSEKHGVTELACPLCRGQVKGWTVVKPARAYLNAKKRSCMHTDCSFNGSYKEMRKHVRAEHPCARPREVDPLLEQKWSRLERERERDDVISTVTSSMPGAVVFGDYVIERSNYGFDSEDEEGFDADVVDRNEGVGLGINNNLMNVLLFLQAVGSTGNSGSNRSMRRHERYLNGTLDGGVIGMEHNHSRGGFDYSDEDMDSSGEDNHDNGISLAGRLRREGRVLLSRSGRRRRHREANAGRR, encoded by the coding sequence ATGGCCAGAGGAACCACAGGAAGGCGCAGGTTTGCTTCTCGACCATCCAGGCTCACCCCATACCCTTTGCCATCCGCTAATCAATCTGAACACATGCATCAAAAGAAATGCTCCAAGATTTTTGAGAACAAAGATTGGGAAGATGCAACATGTTCTGTATGCATGGAATATCCCCACAATGCTGTTCTACTTCTGTGTTCCTCTCATGACAAAGGATGTCGCCCCTATATGTGTGGAACTAGCTCCCGCTATTCAAACTGTCTCGATCAGTACAAGAAAGCCTACACTAAATTAACGCTGCCTCATCAGACTCAGTCTCTTCAAGGttcaactgatccttcaactgtgGGCTCTTCTGAGAAACATGGGGTAACTGAACTTGCATGCCCGCTTTGTCGTGGCCAGGTGAAGGGTTGGACTGTGGTTAAACCTGCCAGAGCGTATCTGAATGCTAAGAAACGAAGCTGCATGCATACTGACTGCTCATTTAATGGAAGTTACAAGGAGATGAGAAAACATGTTAGGGCGGAGCACCCCTGTGCTAGGCCACGTGAAGTAGACCCCCTCCTTGAACAAAAATGGAGTAGGCTTGAGAGGGAACGAGAGAGGGATGATGTTATCAGCACTGTTACATCTTCAATGCCAGGGGCAGTGGTGTTTGGTGATTATGTGATAGAAAGAAGTAATTATGGTTTTGATTCAGAGGATGAGGAGGGTTTTGATGCAGATGTGGTGGATCGTAATGAAGGTGTTGGACTGGGAATCAATAACAATTTGATGAATGTGCTTCTGTTTTTGCAGGCTGTTGGTTCAACAGGGAATAGTGGGTCAAATAGAAGTATGAGACGGCATGAGAGATACTTAAACGGGACATTGGATGGAGGTGTTATCGGTATGGAGCATAACCACTCAAGGGGTGGTTTTGATTACTCCGATGAAGACATGGACAGTAGTGGTGAGGATAATCATGATAATGGTATATCATTAGCTGGTCGTCTCCGCCGCGAAGGTAGGGTCCTTTTGAGTCGCTCTGGGAGGAGACGGAGGCATAGAGAAGCGAATGCAGGTCGGAGATAG